A single region of the Salipaludibacillus sp. LMS25 genome encodes:
- a CDS encoding acylphosphatase, translating into MQRYHVSVDGNVQGVGFRFNTQMKASEYDVSGWVKNKMDGSVELEVQGEPETVEAFLSALKNVKFPAKVTSLYKKEIDVVEGEQAFSIR; encoded by the coding sequence ATGCAACGATACCATGTAAGTGTAGACGGAAATGTTCAAGGGGTTGGCTTTCGTTTTAATACACAAATGAAAGCCTCAGAATATGATGTAAGCGGCTGGGTAAAAAATAAGATGGACGGTTCTGTCGAATTAGAAGTACAAGGTGAACCTGAGACAGTGGAAGCATTTTTATCCGCTTTAAAAAACGTTAAATTCCCAGCTAAAGTGACAAGCTTATATAAAAAAGAAATTGACGTTGTTGAAGGGGAACAAGCTTTTTCAATTCGTTAA